The genome window AATGAAAGGAGAGCAAGAATGGATGAGAGAATTCAGACTCAACGCCTATAGGATATTTGAGAAAAAGCCAATGCCACTGTGGGGTGAAAGAGAGCTTTTAGAACAGATAGATTTTTCTGACATTCACTACTATGTAAGACCTACAGATGTAAAAAGCAGAAGCTGGGACGAAGTTCCTGAGTATATAAAGAAAACCTTTGATAGGCTTGGCATTCCAGAAGCAGAGAAGAAATACCTTGCAGGAGTTAGCGCCCAATACGAATCCGAGGTTGTGTATCACAATATCAAATCACAATGGGAAAGCAAGGGAGTTATATTCACCGATATGGACACTGCGGTTAAGGAATACCCCGAATTGGTTAGGAAATACATCGGCACTGTTGTTCCACCTGCTGACAATAAGTTTTCTGCCCTAAACAGTGCTGTGTGGAGCGGTGGCACTTTTATCTATGTTCCAAAGGGAGTCTATGTAGAAATACCACTTCAGGCTTACTTTAGAATAAACACCCGCAACATAGGACAGTTTGAAAGAACTCTCATTATAGCTGAGGAAGGAGCTAGCGTACACTACATTGAAGGATGCACCGCACCTATGTACCCATCGTATTCACTACACACCGCAGTCGTTGAAATCATTGCTAAAAAAGGAGCTTACATTAAGTATACTACAATCCAGAACTGGTCAAAGAACATCTTCAACCTTGTTACCAAAAGAGCATTCGCTTACGAAGACTCAAAGGTTGAATGGATTGATGGTAACTTAGGTAGCAAACTCACTATGAAATATCCCTGTGTATACATGCTCGGAA of Brevinematia bacterium contains these proteins:
- the sufB gene encoding Fe-S cluster assembly protein SufB, with the translated sequence MSEEVKGIKLDFEKYGFKDPELYTYKSQKGISEEIVRQISEMKGEQEWMREFRLNAYRIFEKKPMPLWGERELLEQIDFSDIHYYVRPTDVKSRSWDEVPEYIKKTFDRLGIPEAEKKYLAGVSAQYESEVVYHNIKSQWESKGVIFTDMDTAVKEYPELVRKYIGTVVPPADNKFSALNSAVWSGGTFIYVPKGVYVEIPLQAYFRINTRNIGQFERTLIIAEEGASVHYIEGCTAPMYPSYSLHTAVVEIIAKKGAYIKYTTIQNWSKNIFNLVTKRAFAYEDSKVEWIDGNLGSKLTMKYPCVYMLGKGAQTEILSIAIAGHGQVQDSGAKVIHLAPHTTSKITN